The Limibacillus sp. sequence GCGGTGTCGGACCTGCGCGCGAGGCTGGCGCGGAGCCAGCGCTGCGCGCTGGTCTTCGGGGCGGAGCGCACGGGGCTGGAGGCCGAGGACATCGCACTCTGCGATGCGCTCATCAACGTGCCGCTCAACCCCGGCTTTTCCTCCCTGAACCTCGCCCAGGCCGTGCTGCTGGTCGGCTACGAGTGGTTCCAGTCCGGCGACGACACGCCGGCGGTCACGCGCCAGACAGGCGTTACCCCGCCCGCCGACAAGCGCGAACTGCAAGCCTTCTACGAACGCCTGGAGAGCGAGCTGGAAAGCGTCAACTTCTTCTGGCCGGTCGACAAAGGCCCCGCCATGAAGCGGAACCTGCGCAACCTCTTCAACCGCCTGGAACCTACCGAGCAGGACATCCGCACCCTGCATGGGGTGGTCTCGGCATTGATCAACGCGCGGCGGCGGCGCTCTTGACCAGCTGAACATCAATGCATGCTAGCAGTCCTACTCCGTCAATGAAGGCCAGGGCGAAAAGCAATAGCGCCGAGATGTAGAAGATCCTGATGACAATCCGATACCTGGCGTAGGAGCGCTTCGGCCTTTCGGACTGCTGGCAGAAGCCGATGTTGAAGGCCGTCGTTTTCATGAGCTCCAGCTCGATTTCTCGGAGCGCATCGGTGGCCATGTGAAGGAGTTCCCCGGTGCGGATTTCTAGGAAGAAGAACAATGATGTAAGGAGAAATCCGATGACCGATATGTGGACCTGATAGTCGAACAGCGCATTCATCAGGCGAGTTCCATAGAGAATGGAAGTCACACACAGAGCCAGTATGATCAGGTAGAACTGGAATATCGTTAGTCTTTGAGCGG is a genomic window containing:
- a CDS encoding RNA methyltransferase → MAGTDRSKQQQPEEGATPAVVLVAPQLGMNIGMVARAMMNCGLSDLRLVKPRDGWPNPEAEAPAAGAGIVLERTRVFDSLADAIADLQYAYATTARPRGIIKEVFTPRAAVSDLRARLARSQRCALVFGAERTGLEAEDIALCDALINVPLNPGFSSLNLAQAVLLVGYEWFQSGDDTPAVTRQTGVTPPADKRELQAFYERLESELESVNFFWPVDKGPAMKRNLRNLFNRLEPTEQDIRTLHGVVSALINARRRRS